Below is a genomic region from Rhodospirillaceae bacterium.
AACCGTTTTTCGGACGCTCAGGCGTCCTTGTAACGGCTGAACTGGCGCACTGGACAGGCTTACCGATCCTTTCAAAAGTTTGGAAAGGGTCATAAGTCCAACGGTTTCCGATCCGCAGACAAGCGGGGAGGGGCCAAAGAAGCTGGAGACAAAACAGTGGACCGAGGACAAAAAGAAGAACTGGTTGCTTCAATGCATCAGACTTTCGAGGACTCTGCCATGGTCGTCGTTACCCATTACAGTGGGATGACGGTTGCCGAAATGGGAGACCTTCGCAGTCAGATGCGCGAAGCAGGTG
It encodes:
- a CDS encoding 50S ribosomal protein L10, which gives rise to MDRGQKEELVASMHQTFEDSAMVVVTHYSGMTVAEMGDLRSQMREAGASFKVTKNRLTRRALEGTTYSSLSDMFIGPTAIA